The proteins below are encoded in one region of Glandiceps talaboti chromosome 17, keGlaTala1.1, whole genome shotgun sequence:
- the LOC144448591 gene encoding E3 ubiquitin-protein ligase TRIM45-like encodes MATAAPDLDTFLAEFGEGFLSCSICLEQYKNPKILPCQHTFCQDCLVTLVKKTGKLNCSTCDTPCELEEGGVSELQANFFMNSLLDLVKNTKASDVSEPGLCEGCEENTATYRCVDCSSNICSICNKAHRKFIVTRKHNVVELEEFKEAKTTSRLLQKQNVHCNIHPENAVKYFCETCQVTMCTDCAMIKHRTAEHVHKELKDVAYEYITQLEELVAKLRGKEKDTERCKSDAKQTKDRLQVKCLEEEKKVRKKAEEMVQKIRKEEKRLVEELKSEYGQKMKTAEVQIDEWEMKHGIISSTCGYLETLMHHGSAAQLLANKQDTVCHIQGLIAMDTKQTQPEKVEFRPAADMARQGMLGLLCIEDTSPSTEFNPVGHHVDMTTGDLKSAKPCTEEKKSKDTSGSITSAVKPKSPEICAAQCVFENVPTTLQEYESGDIVIRTKDRQGRQVIPIPPVSAEMTKPDGTRQDVKVTDNRDGTLAFTVRGEMEGKHQVTMAIGDQAIPGSPFSIHVNRRLVKTIGKCGSGKGDFDSPISVTMNKKGHIVVPEWGNRRIKVIDKDGNHVRSFTFTQFKNTFYPKDVAVSDDGNYFMTDYYNHQIVVSDENGKLLRCFGQNELRYPRGITISPVDGDVYVTEWDGKADDNNDKTRNSVSTYTQDGKYISTLGIYGSGQGEFNAPKYPAISRQGLIYVPDMNNHRVQVFNEDCQFVFQFGQFGQEAGQLKWPQGAAVDNAGNVYITEQGNKRVQKFNSTGEFICRIDGDDARLMLPMGVAVTDDIPPKVIVADYSGHCLKIFTQLQ; translated from the coding sequence ATGGCCACCGCTGCTCCTGATTTGGACACATTCCTGGCTGAATTTGGTGAGGGTTTTCTTTCTTGTTCAATTTGTTTAGAGCAGTACAAGAATCCCAAAATACTACCATGTCAACACACCTTTTGTCAGGATTGTTTGGTTACATTAGTCAAGAAAACTGGCAAACTAAATTGTTCAACGTGTGACACACCGTGCGAACTAGAAGAAGGTGGCGTGTCTGAACTGCAAGCCAACTTCTTCATGAATTCACTACTTGATCTGGTTAAAAACACAAAAGCAAGCGATGTGTCAGAACCAGGGCTTTGTGAAGGATGTGAAGAAAACACAGCAACATACAGGTGTGTTGATTGCAGCTCAAATATATGTTCCATTTGTAACAAGGCACATAGAAAATTTATAGTAACAAGAAAACACAATGTTGTTGAACTTGAGGAGTTCAAAGAAGCCAAAACCACTAGTCGGTTGCTACAGAAACAAAATGTCCACTGCAACATACATCCTGAGAATGCAGTCAAATACTTCTGTGAGACATGTCAAGTCACTATGTGTACTGATTGTGCCATGATTAAACATCGTACCGCTGAACATGTCCACAAAGAATTGAAAGATGTGGCATATGAATACATCACACAGTTGGAAGAATTGGTGGCAAAACTgagagggaaagaaaaagataCTGAAAGATGCAAGTCAGACGCCAAACAGACCAAAGACAGACTTCAAGTAAAGTGTctagaagaagaaaagaaggtGAGAAAGAAAGCAGAAGAGATGGTTCAGAAAATAAGGAAGGAAGAGAAGAGACTAGTAGAGGAGTTGAAGTCAGAGTATggacagaaaatgaaaactgCTGAAGTTCAAATAGATGAATGGGAAATGAAACATGGCATTATTTCTAGTACATGTGGTTACCTAGAGACACTTATGCATCATGGGAGTGCTGCCCAGCTGCTGGCCAACAAACAAGACACTGTTTGCCACATTCAAGGTCTTATTGCCATGGATACCAAACAAACCCAACCTGAAAAAGTAGAGTTCAGACCTGCTGCTGACATGGCTAGGCAAGGAATGCTGGGATTGCTGTGTATAGAGGACACCAGTCCAAGCACAGAATTCAATCCTGTTGGTCATCATGTTGACATGACAACAGGCGATTTGAAATCTGCAAAGCCATGTACTGAAGAAAAGAAGTCAAAAGATACTTCTGGTAGTATAACAAGTGCAGTAAAACCTAAATCACCTGAGATCTGTGCAGCACAGTGTGTCTTTGAAAACGTTCCAACTACACTACAAGAATATGAATCAGGTGACATAGTGATCAGAACCAAGGACAGACAGGGAAGACAAGTCATACCAATACCACCTGTATCAGCTGAGATGACTAAACCAGATGGAACACGCCAAGATGTCAAAGTAACTGACAACAGAGATGGTACACTAGCTTTCACTGTCAGAGGAGAAATGGAAGGGAAACAtcaagttaccatggcaataggAGATCAGGCAATACCAGGATCCCCCTTTAGTATTCATGTGAACCGAAGACTGGTGAAGACTATAGGAAAGTGTGGTAGTGGGAAAGGAGACTTTGATAGTCCAATCAGTGTTACCATGAACAAGAAAGGACATATTGTGGTACCTGAGTGGGGTAACAGAAGGATAAAAGTAATAGACAAAGATGGTAATCATGTAAGAAGTTTTACATTCACACAGTTTAAAAATACCTTCTATCCCAAGGATGTAGCAGTGTCTGATGATGGTAACTACTTCATGACAGATTATTACAACCATCAAATTGTAGTAAGTGACGAGAATGGTAAACTACTCAGATGCTTTGGACAGAATGAACTGAGGTATCCACGTGGGATCACTATCAGCCCTGTAGATGGCGATGTCTATGTCACAGAATGGGATGGGAAAGCAGATGACAATAATGACAAGACAAGAAACAGTGTCAGCACATACACCCAAGATGGTAAATATATATCAACCTTGGGTATATATGGAAGTGGACAGGGTGAATTCAATGCACCCAAATACCCAGCTATAAGCAGACAAGGTTTGATTTATGTACCAGACATGAACAACCATCGTGTACAAGTATTCAATGAAGACTGCCAATTTGTATTTCAGTTTGGTCAGTTTGGACAAGAGGCTGGTCAACTGAAATGGCCTCAAGGAGCAGCTGTTGACAATGCTGGAAATGTGTACATCACAGAGCAAGGTAACAAGAGAGTTCAGAAGTTCAACAGTACAGGTGAATTCATATGCCgtattgatggtgatgatgccAGACTGATGTTGCCCATGGGTGTAGCAGTAACAGATGACATACC